ATGAACTACCCACCAAGTGTGAGCTTTTAATGGTGCAAACGTCTGCAGGTTGCCAAACCCCCAAACTCTCAGAAAACGTTAAGGAGGAAATGGCCTCAGAGTTCCCAGTGCTAGCTACAGCCCTGATTGTTTACAGCTGTGATAAATTAATTATCAGGGACAAGCCTTTCACATCAAACCAGGGAGGAGAAACCATTCATCATCCGCtgatttataatatatataaccTACCTGAATACCACCAGCGCTTCAACTCAGTGTAAAGTCAAAGGCAACTTTAAGCCGTGGTGAGCTTTTGATTCCAGACAAAGACTGTAAGGTGTTTGCACTATCCTTTCGTCAGTGTTGGAGGTATTGCTCCTTTTACTTAATTATAAGTAAAAGGAgcaatttcataaaaatgttgtATGTatggaaaatataaatatgcaaAGTAACTGGTACCTGTGAGATAAATGTATTAAGGTTTTCCTCTGATGCAGTGGAGAAGAAGAATCAAGCAGCATGACATGAAAATACTCAATATCTCAAAACTGTTCCTAAGTGATTACAGTACCTGGTTATAAGTGTGCTAATTCTGCATAGTCCTTATGGTCTATGTCAAACAGTTTGCCAATCATTAGTATAAAAATGCAATACAGACTGGACAGATGGGATTCCACTACACAGTTTGACCAAATTGTCCTTTACTGTGTTTGACAaagatgttgtctttttttttcctacagtacTATGATGATTAAGCCATATGTGAGAcagggtgagggagaggaggtcGTCAGCCCTCTGCAGTGGATGGATGAAGACACCAGCTCACCTGATGGAGACACACCAGTGTCCTCTCATCTTTACAGAGCAGGTGGGACGAACCAACAGGTCAGGGAGATGGGGAGTGAGGATGcggaggaagacgaggaggacgaagaggaaggagaggaggatgacaaCAAGTCCAAACGACGAGGGCCTAAGAAAAAGCGGATGACCAAAGCCCGACAGGAGCGTTTCCGTGCGAGGCGCATAAAGGCTAACGCCAGGGAGCGCTCACGTATGCATGGTCTAAATGATGCACTGGAGAACCTCCGCAGCATCATGCCCTGTCACTCCAAAACCCAGAAACTGTCCAAGATCGAGACATTACGGCTGGCCCGCAACTACATCTGTGCTCTGTCTGAGGCGCTGGAGGGGGGGCTGTCCACAGAGAGCAGGGCTTTCATGGAGACACTGTGTAAGGGACTCTCACAGCCCACCACCAACCTGGTGGCTGGCTGCTTGCAGGTGGGACCAGCTCCTGGTGCTGGGATGAGGCCTGAGGACAGACACGGTGTTCGGGCACCACCTACTCCTCTTGGTGGCATGGTGAGCTACTCTTCTCCAGGCCTGCCAAGTCCTCCATATGGCACTTTTGACTCTGCTCACCTTCTTCACCTGAGGGCGATGAAGGGAGGAGCGTATGAGAACCACTCGCCACACGAGTATAACACTGGCGGTGTGGGGACCCCTCCATACGATGGCCCTCCTACACCACCTCTGAGCATCACCAGTAACCTGGTGCCCAAACAGGAGCCTTCACCCCATTACCCACCCCCACACCAATACTCCCCTTCCCCTGTAGACCAGGGCCTGTATCAGACTCAGAGCGGCTATGACGCACACTTAGAGGGACCATATGACTCCTACCATCCACCGCACATGCCCCCCCGACACATAACCTCCGTCTACAGAGACTAAAGAGGATGAGCAGAGTCGATTCTGCGTCAGCCATCAATGCACCCTGACTGGTCGGGTCGAGTCTTTGATCCTTCACGAACACTGACTGATGCTGATGTCTCTCGGATTTTAAGGCTGAGGGATTGATCTTTCTCAGTAGACAGGTGGTTAGTACAAGAGCGGTAGAAtaaaaaatggttttaaatgtGTGGAGCACTTGCACAGTAGACTAGCACTGCTGAATATtgttaatgttaaaaaataCTTGACCCAAACCaacaacattttctttaaaactgATTACCAAATAAGACCCAGCAGGTCTTAACGGGAACATCTTGCTTCGGCCATTCTGACCAGATGTCCTGTTACTGCAATACAAGCACTTCTTATTTAGCTTTGGTAACATCAGATATTCTACATAaattaaagtatttttatttattctctaaTTTAATACAATATATATGGACTTTGCTCTGATGTGCAGCTGTGTCTGGTTTTCCTTGTGTATATATTTGTGGTCAaggtttcttctttctttgttacGTAGACTGATAGTTCGTCTCTTgtagtttctttcttttgtgtccagttttctttgttgggttattatttcatgttttgCACTCGAAACACAGTCAGAGGTAGATTTCCTAGCATGATGTAGATGATTTTTGGGAGGTGTCTGCAGAGGGAAGGTTCGtaggcaaagaaaaacaagtactGATCAAGAGATCGAGGTGAAGACTCAAAAAATGGCATTCTCAGGTTAACACGGTGAAAATGAATATCTAATTTCCAACAATTTTGCTTTGGATACCGtgtcttttatcatttttgtttcttttgaaaaggTTGATGttattaaaatctaaaaatgcaATCAATCCATGGATTCTGTGTTTGCGTTTTGTTCAAGTACTCAATGTTAAAAGAGACAACCGGACATATATATAGAtgtatagatatagatatatagatgtaTAGAGAGATAGATAGTTGGTGGTGGACTgtagatggatggatgcatggatggatggatggatggatggatggatggatggatggatggatagatagatagatagatagatagatagatagatagatagatagatagatagatagatagatagatagatagatagatagatagatagatttgtCCATTTGCTTCACCATCAACAGAGAGGGATCCTGTCTATTCCCTACTTTGTTTCTCAATTTTCTCCCCAGATCTCAGGGGTTTAACTGAACTAATCCTTTGGCCGTCTTTTAATGAAAGGCCGGATGTGCGAGGCTGGATTGTGAGATAAAGATTTATGATTAACGTGGCTGCCTGGCCGTGCAGAccttcttcttcactgacacTGGCGCAGCATAATCCTGGTCTGACAGCTACTCATACCACAACGTaacactcacatacagtacGTAATAAACATATGTCAGTACATTTATACTCTTGACCTTTCAAATACATCCAGAGACATTGAGGAACATACACATTTATAGTACCTAAATCAAGATTTATATGGTTGGAGAAGCCTAACTTTCCCTCTTGTTTGATGGAGAAGCAGGAGTGAATCTAACAATTAACAAGTAATGGAGAAACATTTGATGACAAGTAGAA
This region of Toxotes jaculatrix isolate fToxJac2 chromosome 3, fToxJac2.pri, whole genome shotgun sequence genomic DNA includes:
- the LOC121179591 gene encoding neurogenic differentiation factor 4-like; this encodes MMIKPYVRQGEGEEVVSPLQWMDEDTSSPDGDTPVSSHLYRAGGTNQQVREMGSEDAEEDEEDEEEGEEDDNKSKRRGPKKKRMTKARQERFRARRIKANARERSRMHGLNDALENLRSIMPCHSKTQKLSKIETLRLARNYICALSEALEGGLSTESRAFMETLCKGLSQPTTNLVAGCLQVGPAPGAGMRPEDRHGVRAPPTPLGGMVSYSSPGLPSPPYGTFDSAHLLHLRAMKGGAYENHSPHEYNTGGVGTPPYDGPPTPPLSITSNLVPKQEPSPHYPPPHQYSPSPVDQGLYQTQSGYDAHLEGPYDSYHPPHMPPRHITSVYRD